The DNA region AGAtcgattccttttttttttttttttagatcgaCTCATTCTTATTCAGTGTCTGTGCTTCTAAACTCAGTAAGGTGGCAAaagataaacatttattattatatataccaAGTTTATAAATCTCATGTTTTGTTCTCACTGTTGCAGAAATATTTCAAATCAGATGAATTGAAagcaaattacaaataaacaatgaataactgagtttctaagtttttttttttttttggtaaaaaaaaataaattcagtaaTTTAGATTTGTTATAATAAATCACATCACATTCGAGCATTTAGCATAAACTACCAATCAGTCTGTGAACAGCATAAAGTTTTAAACACGGTTAATTTATGTCACGGTGAACTCAAAGTCTTGTGTTAGAATATAACAGCTCAAACGCTTATCTGCTTCAACACAGATTTTAAAACCAGCTCTAAAGGCTTTTATGACCTTATAACACTTACAAAATCACAAATTATTATCCAGACTTTGAGCTTTCTTTAGGTGGAAGACACACTCTGCAGTATGATTATTGCTCTGCAGAAATGCTTTAGTATGCTATAGTAATGTAATGctatatttaatatcatatataCAGACACTCAAACACTCATGTATATATTACTTtagtaaataacaatatttaagaaCAAATTGGTGTTTCTTAATTTTGACTGCTGAAGTACACAAAATTTTCTGTTAAAGAGTTAATATGGAGCACTGGCGCCATCTAGTGCAAGGTTAGCGTTCTACACTGGAACTATAGTGTAAATGTATTAACTTTAATAACAATTACACAAACGTCTACAGAGTTGAACAAAGTGTGTGTTGGATTTGTTTTAGTTTAAGCTGAATTACTGGAAAAAATGTATGAGTATCAATTGTATATTATCCATTGTAAATTAGTTAACCATGCGCAAGCTGCAATGGTGGGGGTTTAGCCACCAGGTGGCGCCTGTGTCTGCATCAAGCTCACTGAGGCGTCTACAAATATTGCCTGGTGGGTAAACCAATTATTATCAttgacgataataataataataacgataataataatattattattaataataataatattaataattactatGGTTAATCATAATCTTGTGCTTCCATAAATAATCAGTGTAATTATTCAGTTAAAACTCTACTGAGATTCACGATAccttaaattcagttttatttaaagaccttaagtttattttaattttacattacacgtttattttatgttataagtTACTAACAGCTATGACACACAACACGTGGGTCCCAGTAAGTTAAGACGTGGGTTGATTTTCAGTCAGGCGCTCGCGGGTCAGACTCTTTGGGTCTTATGTAAGAGGCGCGCGCGCGGCAGAGCGTCATTCAGCGGCGGCCGCGAGATGAAGTCTTAATAATGTCAGGagtgattttagtcttatttaacctgttaataaatgttgcatcatgaGTTTATGTTGAGGTAAAGTTAGACTTGTATCATAATCATCGACTGAGGAAGCCGTATAGCGCGGAATATCGATCCCTGATCGGTTATTAATCATTATGCCGCCCACCGAAAAAGACGCGGGTCGCGAGCTGATCCGATCGAAGATCAAAGAGCTGATCGATGCTAATCAGGTGCTCGTGTTCAGTAAGAGCTACTGTCCCTTTTGCGTACAGGTGAGTGAAGATAAACTAAACACCTCAATAACacaacaaacagagagagagagagaaagagagtgttcTGTCTTGAGAGAGAGTAAGTGAAGGTTTGTATAACGTTAGTTGATCAGTCTCGTGTGTATTAGCGATCATTAGTCACTCAGTGAAAAGTCCATGTACTTAAAAGTGTAACGTTATAAGGATCAGTTAAACCTTAAAacttttttctgtattatttgtttggtttttgtaatcattttaattagcatttacttttttttttttttttgtagtttaagttttagtatgtTGTAAAGTGCTTcgatatttgaatatttacataCACTGGTCAAGTAATTATTGTTCACTGATTAAATTTATTTGTGCtgtattatttttgcttttgttaaaagTTGAGAGTAAAAAAAGTTCTACAACTATTAAACTAAAACCTGAAATTGGTCAATGTCAAGTTCATGTGTTAATGATTTTAGTCTttagttaatgtgttaattaaGTTTATTATGTATAGTGTGAAATAAGGAGAACTGTTTCTTTTGTGCTCTGCTTTAGTGTAAGTCAGTCTGAATCAAGTCTAGCAGTGTGAGCTTGTGTTCTTAAAGGGTTAAATTTCTGCTGTAGTCCAGCACTGTCTATTTAGATTAGTGTTAAATGCAGCATAAGAAATTAAGACGGCAGAAAggaacatttacaattaaatatcaaatattgacACGTCACTTGTGTAATAAAATGATATCATGCATCTGTAGACTTAAGTGAGGCCTTCAGAGAAGCAAAAGGGTGCAAAGCTGCTTTTAGAAACACCCTGAAAGATAATGaagtttgtttataattattgttttcataGATGTTGTGTTTTAGACAGTAATGTGTGTGGTTCTGTGTAATTCCAGGTGAAGGACCTCTTTAAAGAGCTGAATGTCAAGTGTAATACCATCGAGCTGGATCTGATGGGTGAGAGCACAATAACTCTTTATCATTCAACATATCAAAGGAGTAATCAGATGATGACTTTTACAGTAATTCCTTTCGACGCGTGAAACACGATACATGGAGGAAGTGCCAAGCTCTTTGTGTTCTTCAGCTGATGGGAATAATAGCAGATTAATGTCTGTTAATAACGTCATTAAACACTTTAATCTTTAGGAGAATCAAGGTCAAGTTACTCAAGATTAAAATAAACTCAAGTATGGTTTTAACCATCGAAACAGTCAGAAACagtgttttgcttttttaatgtgaaaatgcGTCTCAGTCTTTGCACTCAATTGAGATACTTAATTAGCACTTAATTTGGGACAGTTTatcttttttattcaaattataatatAGGTGAGGTTATTTGAGTCTTAATAATTTGTCAGTGATTGCTGCTGTCTACAGAAACTGGTTCTGATCTGTTTGTTGACTAGAGAAGTACTCATTCAAACTTAAtgtttactacatttttttttttttttgctgagctTGCAATTGCGAAACATTCATTTCTACAAGAACTTCTTCCTAAAATGCAAGATAACCGATTCTATGCATGTGTTTCCACTCCAGCTAGTATTATGTAATGTTCATGTTAAAGGTCATTGAACTTTTACTGCCTCATTGACAGAGTTGAGCTGAAGTACACTTGCATGTGTTCTCTCTGAATCTCTCAAGTTAATGTTTAAGTGTTGTCTGCTGAGTCACAATCCGTGTCTCATTCACATCTCGcgctctctttatctctctgttCGTCTCATGTTCGTAGCATGACCCTGATAAAGGATTCTCTGGCGAACTGCTCTAAACCTGATTAGCTGCTGTGTTTGGAGCCAGACATCTCTTTCAGAAGCAGGCGAGCAGTGCCAGATCCGAACCTGATTCGATTATTGGAGAGCCGCCCATGTGGTGTAGATATGAAACACGAGCGGTGAGACCCAGACTGATCTGAACGTGTCTGATGTGTTTCAGAGGACGGGACCAACTACCAGGACTTGCTGCATGAGATGACGGGGCAGAAAACCGTCCCCAGCGTCTTCATCAACCAGAAACACATCGGAGGCTGTGACAGCACCATGAAGGTACTGTGTTTCTGACTGATCTGTGCATTGTGACTCCAGCTGCGTCTCACTGGCCAGGACAATTAAGAGACGTAAATGTAATTTCCAAAAGCAAACAGTGTTTTACAGCTTTCACACTTCATTCACTTTCTCACAGATTTGATGGAGTGAACCTCTCTGACTTTAGttataatgaagaataaccaagTGACCATTACATTTGCTGAAGTGTAATTTCATGCATTCTGTTGCAACACCGTTTACTAAAGACAGTGGTTTTCTGTTCTGAGGCAGTTCTTGCTTCACTTCACAGTAAAGAGGAGCTGATGCTTGACTGAGTTCGTGAGCTTTCTGCTGCAAAGGGCTCATCCCCACACACACTTTCTCctcagtgggtttttttttttattagaataattATAGGTCTATAAAAGGTAATGAAACTTTCGCTGACTGTCCCTCACTCTCTGAAATCTCTTGTCAGTGAATTTATAAATGACAAACGCCGTTAAGTGTTGTTTTAAAAGATAAATAGCATGATGCTTATACATTTCAGCCCTTATATCAAGTCTTTTGCTGTTGTGACTTGTTTGTTCTCAATAGACATCTTACTGTCTGGATATCATGACCTTGGTAACTTTTAAATTGACAGACACTTTTCCAGAAATGATTAAAATCAACTTTTCACAGTATTTTAGCATGTAGATGGCACCAATGATGCCTTGAGGTGCATTTGTGAGGACTGTTTTGAGGTTCAGCAGCTCTGTGGGAGAGACGTTTGGTAATGGAGCTGAATGATGCTCAAGCACCTCTTCACCGAGTCTCTCATCAGCATCGTGTTCATGCTCCTGCTGATGATGGGTTTGTTGTCGTGGTAACAGGCTCACAGGGATGGCGTCCTGCAGAAGCTGCTGGGTGAAGACAGCGAGGCGTACGAGTATGATCTGATCGTGATCGGCGGTGGTTCTGGGGGTCTGGCCTGCTCAAAGGTGAGTTAAAGTACACAGATCCTTCATTTATAGTGCTGTTTAAATGCTGTGTGTGGATTCAGGTCAGTCGAGCCAGTCTCTGAGCTTCAAGTTACAGGCATGAAGCCTGTTTTAGGGTCTTGGTGTTAAAAAGTTTGAAGCTTTTGGCATGTAAGGAGtaaaatatagatgtaaatcCAAATTATTGAAGGCACAGTTTTACATAAACTTTTTTTCTATATGCTATACTggtgtatttttacttttatactgtttttttttaatagtccttttgtatgaattttatatttacagtttttatttaatactcaTTTGCAAGTTATATACACCAAATAAAATAGGTTTGTGTGTATTTCAGTTTTgaattgattcatttaaataatatttaaaatgatcaacAAATATGAATAACACTCTTTCTAGGAAACTAAATGTCAAATTAAGAAGTGAAGGTGCACTTAGTTTCGCTTAATTATGTTGCAAAATCATCAGAAACAAATACTTATAGtgattaaaaaacactttaactCTATAGGAGCACATGAGCAATTCTGTGGGTTTTGCACATCAATCAGATTTTAACGCGGTCTCTTCCTGCCCAAACAGGAAGCAGCTTCCTTGGGGAAGAAGGTCATGGTTCTGGATTATGTTGTTCCCACACCGAAAGGCACAAGCTGGGGTAAGAACACCGCAATCAAAAGCATGCAGGTTTAATCAAAACTGACTTGTAATAAGATGATAATAAGCTGTCTCTGTGCAGGTCTGGGTGGCACGTGTGTGAACGTGGGCTGTATTCCCAAGAAACTGATGCATCAGACGGCTCTGCTGGGGACCGCCTTGGAGGACGCACGCAAGTTCGGCTGGGAGTTCAGTGAACAGGGTGAGCTATATTCAACACGACCGGACATATGAAGCTGGACGTGGTACACAGCAGCACATGATAAACTGGCTCTTTGATACGGAGCGCAGATGAGAACTGCTTTTCATGATTGAATGCATTCCAGATAGAAGTGAAACTAAACGTGAGTTGCTTGAAGTTGTGATGAAATTTTGTGATTTCTGATCTGAAGACATGTTTCAGATTGGTTTCCTCTTTCTTTAAAAGAGTTTCAGTATATGTTTATTAATTCTGTGACTGCAGCCTCGTGAATATTTCTTGAAATGGTTAAAAAGACTGTCACGAGAGTCTTTATTTACATCCGTCATCGAAAGAGTTGTTAATGTGAGATTTAACATCAGAAATCTTCATGATACACAGAACAAGTGAACATTGCAACATTCAGTGTATTGCAAAGTGTTGATTTCAAAAGCTtcccttgttttttgtttttttggtccgttttctgtTCTAATTGACATTGTCATGAAATGTTGACTTTTTATTAAAGTGAGTCACAACTGGGAGACGATGAGGACCGCGGTGAATAACTACATCGGTTCACTGAACTGGGGCTACAGGGTTTCTCTACGAGACAAAAACGTCAATTACGTCAACGCCTACGCTGAGTTTGTGGAGCCGCACAAGATCAAGGCAAGTGTGTCTGACTCGATCTGACTGAAATGTAGTCGACCCTCAACAAGTTTTATAAAGACGGAGCTAATCTAAAAGAGATTCAAGTCCACTTCAGGTTCAGACACAGTGAGAATGCAAAGAGAACTTGATTCTTTTCCACTAAGGACGTTTAATTTCCTTTAGAGATTAagtgtaaaacattatttaattactaCTTTTGTCAGCAGAACATGAGGAAAAGCATGGCTTCATGTCACAAGGCATTGCTTTGGATTAAGAGAGCTGCTGTAGTCTAAATGGCACCAGAATGAAATGCTAAAAATTGATCTGCCAAACCCTCCCTCGTCTAAGCTTTTGTTTGCTCTTCCCAACAGGCCACGAACAAGCGCGGTAAAGAGATGTTCTACACTGCTGCTAAGTTTGTGCTGGCGACGGGAGAGAGACCTCGTTATCTGGGCGTCCCAGGAGACAAAGAGTACTGCATCACCAGGTGAGATCAGACTCTGAGTTCAGTTCACCCTCTGGAGAGCCCGATAAACACCGCTGCACCTCGGGGGGTCGTTACTGGTGTATTTACATGAAGCTTTATTGATTTAAAGCAGATTCATTCTCAGTCACCAAGGGAAGGAAGGCTTTCACTGCATGTGTCGTATAAGAGGAGGATTTCCTTCTATAGGTCGTGTGGTCGTGTGGTTATTTTTAAATGCGTGGTGTGAGAAGGTGGCACAGGCAAAAAAGCTGTGCAGAATCTGATCCGATCAGACTGAAACTGAGACTGATTTGAATAGAATTTCACCTGGTCacgtaatgcattttaagtcaataaaatagtttaatttacACCGCCCAAACAGAGAGTCTGAACATTTCAAATAGAGTTTGTTCTTTGATGTATCAAGCCTTTAAACTGAATGTGCGCTTGTTCTTTTGACTCACGTCTGAGATTTCCTGATGTTCATTCATCTCTTATCTGAGAAGGAAGTGAGTAGCAGGTGTTTGGCTCAAGCCTCTGTGGTTTTCAGTATATTGACTTTTCTCTCTGGCAGTGTTTGAGGTTTAACTGTATGTGTCTGAACTTTTGTCCGTCCGTGTCCTCCTCACCGGTTGTGTTTGTTCTTCGCAGCGATGACCTGTTCTCGTTGCCCTACTGTCCCGGGAAGACTCTGGTCATCGGGGCGTCGTATGTGGCTCTGGAGTGCGGGGGGTTTCTGGCCGGTTTGGGGCTGGACGTGACCATCATGGTGCGCTCCATTCTCCTGCGAGGATTCGATCAGGACATGGCCAACCGTGCGGGAGATTACATGGAGACACACGGGGTCAAATTCCTCAGGAAGTTTGTTCCTACCAAGGTTGGTGCATGTGTGCTGTTAAACATtactgaaatatgaaatgatgCTTTATCTGTCGGTTATGAAATGCTCTTTAGGAGTATTATCATCATGTTGGTGATAAACACTTAGTCTCTTTCTCTACAGATCGAGCAGCTGGAAGCTGGGACTCCAGGCCGACTTAAAGTGACGGCCAAATCAACCGAGGGTGATGAAGTCTGTGAAGGAGAATACAACACTGTGAGTATCATGTGTGTTCAGACAAAAAGATTTCATTGGAGAGCGTCAGGTTTTATCTGTGATCTCTCAAAACTGGTGAGGCGTGCTGCTGAACTGAAACCTCATAACTGACCTGATTTGGAGCAATCCATATTGAAAACAACTGCTcgccattatttatttatcagtaaaaaacgtaatattgtgagttattacaattttaaataaccgtCTTCTAtgcaaatatattgtaaaatgtaatatttctgattaaagctgaatttgatctgatttgctgctcaaacatTTGATGATCAGAGCTGtacttcaaagaatcctaaaaaaaaatgcatcagtttccatgaaaatgagtaaagttcaaaagaacagcatttacttgaaatggaAATCCTTTGTAACTTTtcttgactgtcacttttgaataaTTGAATGTGTActtgatgaataaataatttgatgTTTCCAAgtcatgtttaaataataataataataataataattgcattagtTGTTTAATATAAACCCTGACTGGAGTTGTACAGTTAGTCTACCGTTAAATGTGTCGTGAACAGTGCTTTGGTATTGGTTTTTTGCTGTTTCCTTTATAACTGTGGTAGGAGTCTTGTGTTTCAGTGTCTCTAATGCTGCTGTGTGTCTCAGGTGTTGATCGCTGTCGGTCGAGACGCCTGTACAGGAAAGATTGGTCTGGACAAAGCTGGAGTCAAAGTCAATGCCAAGTATGTGTCTTTCATTGGAATAGTTTATTTTGGTCGTCTGTCCCTCCCACATCCCATAACAAAGTGCTTGTTGTCATGGTGTCTCTAGAGAGGGCGGGGTCAGAGGCGAGTGTCACAGTGAGTCAGCAGTATTGAGTCTGAACTGACCTCAGGACAGGACTGTGTTTGTAGAGCACACTGGGTCAAGAAGGATTCAGATAAACATTTCCATTCAGTAGTGAGGGATGATTTATATTAATTcacacagaagtgtgtgtgtttgactggtTTAGATCTGTTCCTAAGCAGAATCATGTGATTCCATATGACCCACACACATGTGAGAGTGATGCACGGCTCTTCTGTATGATCACTCACTGAGCATTCACAGAATTATGAGTTGAAATGCTGACTGAATTGATCATTTCCTTTTAGTAATGCACACAATGTGTTTGTACATTGACAAGTCATTGTGCACTAGTTACAGTAACACAGTCTTCCAAGATTGCAGAAGTGAGCGGAGGTTGATGTAATGTGGTTTTATTATGACGACAGCCTTTCTGCAGCTCATAAATGCATCTTACATTTTAGTTCATGCATATCCATTTTAAGTCGCCAATGAGTGCTTGCAACTGCATTTTAGTCTGTGACATGAATGCACAAATCTATTGAAACCTCAATACAAAAGTTTTGATGCTTTGAGGAAAAGTGGAAGATTGTGATCATGCAGTACTGACACAGATGTTTCACAACCAAGTAATACAACGTGAAAAGATGTTTGAGAAGGGAATGCAAGTAATCCGATTCAGATCAAGCTCCAGAAGCAAGTTTGAATTGGACTTTTCAGTTTCTTGGTGTGGTGTCTTTACGGATTCTGCTCTCCCAAAGCTAACATTGATTCCTTTCCTGATCCTCCGTCCAGGAACGGGAAGATCCCGGTGAACGATGAGGAGCAGACCAGCGTTCCTCACATCTATGCCATTGGAGACATCCTGGAGGGGAAGTGGGAGCTGACTCCTGTGGCCATCCAGGCCGGGAAGCTTCTGGCTCGCCGACTGTTCGCTGGAGCGTCGCTGAAGGTCAGTCATAACtattcctgtgtgtttgtgtgttaaacgTTAGAGTAAACTCTGTAAAGAGCAGTTGGTTTGCTGTGATCTCACTGTTCCTGtctccctctctgtgtgtgtttcagtgtgattATGTGAACGTTCCCACCACGGTCTTCACTCCGATGGAGTACGGCAGCTGTGGTTATCCGGAGGAGAAGGCCGTCGAGATCTACGGAGACGAGAACCTCGAGGTGCGTGTTTGCTGACAGACGTCagactgtaaatattaataaCCTGTGCTGATAATGATTGTGTTGGTCTCTGCAGATCTATCACAGTCTGTTCTGGCCTCTGGAGTTCACCGTTCCCAACCGGGACAACAACCGGTGCTACGCCAAGATCATCTGCAATAAACTGGACAACGTAAGACATGCACAACTCACCATCCTACATGAACGTGGTTTGAttcgtttaaaataaaaataaaggcttTTTTGAAACATTATGATTCCAAGTCAGGATGATACACTAAACTGGATTTGAGTTACTTTACGCTAAGGTTTAATTCATTAGCATTAGCTGAACTAACAGTGAACTGTGCTGCTTCCAGTAAACTAGTATTGTTTCagggatgagaaaaaaaaaaaaaaaaatagatggttGAAAAAATTTGATTTAACTTGGAAGTAATAAAAAGCACTTGAATTTAGAAAAACTaaatgggaataaaaaaaaaaaaatgacgagTTACTAGAACTTAAAATGGGGAAATGAAATTAGGATGGAGGATTACAATTGTTGTAATGTTACAATTGTGAAAAATGACAGGAATGAGGCTTTCTTGCGTACCATTTGTCCATCTTTTtacttatacattttaaaatcaaaagttgcatgTTAACACTAAATTgtgaactgcatttttttatgaCATGAACAGATTCATGCATTCTGTAAAACTACATTACACTATTACATTACACTACCCTACAATGTTAACAAATCTTGcattgttacttttattttattctcaaattaatgcatgaaaaaaaattgtcaaaatagatttaatattaatgtatctgtaatgaagaatattttttatggtttttctTTTCGTTCTTGGCTTATGATGCATATTttgaaaatgcagtaaaaatgtgAGGCTTTAAATCATATTCATATTACCAGCAGTGACTGATTTCCTTCGAGCGTTGTGTCGTGTGAATGCTGTCATTACTCTGAGACACTTCAGGAGTATTAACGGCTGTCTGTCTGTGGTCTGTGTGCAGGATCGTGTGATTGGCTTCCACTATCTGGGTCCTAACGCTGGAGAGGTCACTCAGGGCTTCGGAGCCGCCATGAAATGTGGAATCACCAAAGACCAGCTGGACAACACCATCGGGATTCACCCGACATGTGCTGAGGTGTGTTCCTGCGACCTGCTGCTTCATGATACATCACTGCTTCCTCATGTTCTTGCTCTTGAGTTATAACATGCTTCTCCCTTCACTTGTTCCAGATCTTCACCACCATGGAGGTCACCAAGCGCTCGGGTGGAGACATCACTCAGTCGGGCTGCTGAGGTTAAACCCTGCTCGTTTAACAGGCTGTCAGGACTAGTTTAAACTGGTTTATTCTAGTGATTCATCCCTCTGCCCTTGGCATAAACACACTCGAGTCTCTTGAATTAATCTCAGGTCATTAAAACCCATCAGAAGTCGTGTGATCACGATCCGCCCTGCTCTTAAAGGCCTTTGTGTCTCGCTGTTGTTCACCGTTTGCATCACCTTTAACTAACCATGTGAGGGGTGTGTGGTGGGCGGAGCCTGGGACACGACAGCCCTTCAGAGGCGGGGCTTCTCTTGGCTAGAGACCAGTGATTGGGGGAGGAGATGATGATTGACAGCCTGTTAGACAGCGGGGTTACTCTGCTTTAACTGATTGTCCGAGTCAGAAATGCACCAGAGGCGTCTGtgcttaaccttttttttttttttttttttttttttttttttttacaccttatAAACTCGCGCATTCGTGTTTGGTGCTCAGTGACGTTTTAACCCTTAACCCACGTTCAGTGGCGGGTTATGACTGAAGTTTTCTGCACTTGGACTTTAAATAGATAACTCATGGCCTTCAGACTCGTGAGGGCCGCATACTTTAATTTCTTTCAGTCGTAGGAGtctatttttctatattta from Carassius auratus strain Wakin chromosome 6, ASM336829v1, whole genome shotgun sequence includes:
- the LOC113089428 gene encoding thioredoxin reductase 1, cytoplasmic-like, giving the protein MPPTEKDAGRELIRSKIKELIDANQVLVFSKSYCPFCVQVKDLFKELNVKCNTIELDLMEDGTNYQDLLHEMTGQKTVPSVFINQKHIGGCDSTMKAHRDGVLQKLLGEDSEAYEYDLIVIGGGSGGLACSKEAASLGKKVMVLDYVVPTPKGTSWGLGGTCVNVGCIPKKLMHQTALLGTALEDARKFGWEFSEQVSHNWETMRTAVNNYIGSLNWGYRVSLRDKNVNYVNAYAEFVEPHKIKATNKRGKEMFYTAAKFVLATGERPRYLGVPGDKEYCITSDDLFSLPYCPGKTLVIGASYVALECGGFLAGLGLDVTIMVRSILLRGFDQDMANRAGDYMETHGVKFLRKFVPTKIEQLEAGTPGRLKVTAKSTEGDEVCEGEYNTVLIAVGRDACTGKIGLDKAGVKVNAKNGKIPVNDEEQTSVPHIYAIGDILEGKWELTPVAIQAGKLLARRLFAGASLKCDYVNVPTTVFTPMEYGSCGYPEEKAVEIYGDENLEIYHSLFWPLEFTVPNRDNNRCYAKIICNKLDNDRVIGFHYLGPNAGEVTQGFGAAMKCGITKDQLDNTIGIHPTCAEIFTTMEVTKRSGGDITQSGC